ATGGTGATTGGTGGGGTGATCAGCGGCGGATGAACTGCATGGCGGCCAGGCAGCCAAGGAAAAACACCGTGGGAACCCCCAGGGTGTGAACAGCAAGCCAGCGCACCGTGAAAATCGGATAGTTGCGCGGCGTGGACGTGGCGGGAGACTGAGTCATGAGTCGAGTTATTTCAGGCGCAGGTCAAGGTCGGACTTGCCTTCGTAGCGCTGGCTGACGACAGGCGCTTTGCTTTCGCTGGCCTGGAAGTAAGCGTCAGGGCGAGGAGTTCCAAAAGCGTCGTAGGCAAGGCCTGTAGACACGAACAGGAACCCGGCCAAGAAGATGGA
This region of Synechococcus sp. NOUM97013 genomic DNA includes:
- the psbE gene encoding cytochrome b559 subunit alpha, coding for MAAGSTGERPFFEIITSIRYWVIHAITLPSIFLAGFLFVSTGLAYDAFGTPRPDAYFQASESKAPVVSQRYEGKSDLDLRLK
- the psbF gene encoding cytochrome b559 subunit beta → MTQSPATSTPRNYPIFTVRWLAVHTLGVPTVFFLGCLAAMQFIRR